Proteins from a single region of Hydra vulgaris chromosome 12, alternate assembly HydraT2T_AEP:
- the LOC105848929 gene encoding opsin-VA-like → MSKALEATYICLVLIFTLTMNVLLLTFLKKRYSYMNISILFNASISVCEILQVTLGYIPDLLTQLDVIKVTTSGNGSWVCIGSSLLTFIFAVVVLMHFLVLSVSRIVAIKYPVFYIATFSKKKLAILLMILCYVYGIIWPVFPLFKWSKYAKDIDGKRCSLDWRLEQKNSFSYIICVILFAFILPFFTIFILLYCKKYATIVNQNSSSRKRHSLIEYQEKIKGLEKKYFNMCATSSILYTLAWSPYAIVGFLSVFNSTIPPMVSTSAALFAKLSALINPIVNVWYNWQFRKFLFNLKSIRFFEENLFRKAEKQESMTSSKVQCTNV, encoded by the coding sequence ATGAGCAAGGCATTAGAGGCAACTTatatatgtttagttttaatatttacgTTAACAATGAATGTTCTACTTTtaacttttctgaaaaaacGATATTCTTATATGAATATTTCGATTTTATTTAATGCAAGTATTTCTGTATGTGAGATTTTGCAGGTGACTTTAGGATATATCCCTGATCTGCTTACTCAGCTAGACGTCATAAAAGTAACAACTTCTGGAAATGGATCATGGGTTTGTATAGGATCATCATTGTTAACGTTTATTTTTGCTGTCGTTGTTTTAATGCATTTTCTTGTGCTGTCAGTTTCGAGAATTGTGGCAATAAAATATCctgttttttatattgctacattttcaaaaaaaaagttggcaatacttttaatgattttatgttACGTATACGGAATCATTTGGCCAGTTTTTCCACTTTTTAAATGGTCAAAATACGCTAAAGACATTGACGGAAAACGCTGCTCCCTTGACTGGCgtttagaacaaaaaaatagtttttcttatataatttgcgttattttgtttgctttcATTTTACcgttttttacaatatttattctCTTGTATTGTAAAAAGTATGCGACCATAGTCAATCAAAACTCTTCTAGTCGAAAAAGACACTCTTTAATTGAGTATcaggaaaaaataaaaggattggAAAAGAAATACTTCAACATGTGTGCAACATCCTCAATTTTGTATACCTTAGCTTGGAGTCCATATGCAATTGTAGGTTTTTTATCTGTTTTCAACAGTACTATTCCACCAATGGTATCAACAAGTGCAGCTTTGTTTGCAAAGTTATCCGCATTAATAAATCCTATTGTTAATGTTTGGTATAATTGGCAATTCCGAAAGtttcttttcaatttaaaatcaattcgGTTTTTTGAAGAAAACCTTTTTAGAAAAGCAGAAAAACAGGAATCGATGACGTCATCAAAGGTTCAGTGCACAAACGTGTGA